The following is a genomic window from Bordetella sp. H567.
CGCCCGCGATACGGGCGGCTTGCTCCGCGACGGCTTGCGCGCCGCCGCCGGCCACCAGCACGTGTACGTCGCCGCCCAGCTTGGCGGCCGCGGCGACCGTGTTCAGCGTCGCCCCTTTCAGCTGGGCGTTATCGTGTTCGGCAATAACCAGGCTCGTCATCTCAAACCACCTTCGCTTCGTTCTTCAGTTTGTCCACCAGCGTCGCCACGTCGGGCACCTTGATGCCGGCCTTGCGCGCGGGCGGCTCGGTCACCTTCAAGGTCTTCAGGCGCGGCGCCGGATCCACGCCCAGGTCCTGCGGCGTGACGGTGTCCAGCGTCTTCTTCTTGGCCTTCATGATGTTCGGCAGCGTGACGTAGCGCGGCTCGTTCAGGCGCAGGTCGGTGGTGACGATGGCGGGCAGCTTCAGCGCCACGGTTTCCAGGCCGCCGTCGACCTCGCGGGTGACCGTGGCCTTGCCGTCGGCGATCTCCACCTTGTTGGCGAAGGTGGCCTGCGGCCAGTCCAGCAGCGCGGCCAGCATCTGGCCCGTCTGGTTGGCGTCGTCATCGATGGCCTGCTTGCCGAGGATGACCAGCTGCGGCTGCTCCTTGTCCACCAGCGCCTTCAAGAGCTTGGCGACGGCCAGCGGCTGCAACTCGGCATCGGTCTGCACCAGGACGCCGCGGTCCGCCCCGATGGCCATGGCCGTGCGCAGGGTTTCCTGGCACTGCGCGACGCCGCACGACACCGCGATGACTTCGCTTGCCGTGCCGTTTTCCTTGAGCCGGGTGGCCTCTTCCACGGCGATTTCGTCGAACGGGTTCATCGACATTTTGACGTTGGCAATGTCGACGCCCGTTTGATCGGATTTCACGCGCACCTTGACGTTGTAGTCAACCACGCGTTTGACCGGTACCAAGACCTTCATCCAGCAGCCTCCAGATATCGAATAATCGAACGCCGCGCGAAAACCGCGGCGTATAGTGGAATCGCCTGATTCTACAACCTTGGGGGCACGGCCTGCCCTGCCCCCGTTTCACGTCGCGAAAAGCAAGCGGCAACGGCGGCTACAAGCGCGCCAGCTCGCGGATATGGGCGACCGCGCTGCGGCCCAGCGCGGAAAGGTCGTAGCCCCCTTCCAGCATGCTGACCACGCGGCCCTGGGCATGGCGATCGGCAAGTTGCATGAGCTGGTTCGTGATCCAGGCGTAATCGGCCTCGACCAAGCCCAGTTGGCCCAGTTCGTCCTCGCGATGGGCGTCGAAGCCGGCCGATACCAGCACCAGTTGCGGACGGTGGGCCTCCAGCCGCGGCAGCCAGATCCGCGTCACGATGTCGCGCACCTCGGCGCCGGCCGTGTACGCCGCCACGGGCACATTGAGCATATTGTCCGCGGCCGGATCGGCGCCGCTATAGGGATAGAACGGGTGCTGGAAAATCCCGCACATCAGCACGCGCGCATCGCCCGCGAAGATATCCTCGGTGCCATTGCCATGGTGCACGTCGAAGTCCACGATGGCCACGCGCTCCAGGCCGTAGCGCGCCATGGCGTGATGCGCGGCGATCGCGACGTTGTTGAACAGGCAGAAACCCATGGCACGGTCGCGGCAGGCATGATGGCCGGGTGGACGGACCGCGCAGAAGGCCGTGGGCGCCTCGCCTGCCATGATCCAGTCCACCGCCTGCACACCCGCACCCGCGGCATGCAAGGCGGCCTCGTAGCTGTGCGGATTCATGTGGGTATCCGGATCCAGCGCGCGGTAGCCCGCGCTGGGCACCGCCGCGGCCAAGGCATCCACATAGGCCGCGTCATGGGCGCGCAACAGGGCCTCGCGTGGCGCGGGACCGGCTTCGCGCGCATCCAGGTAGGGCATGATGCCGCTGGCCAGCAGCTGATCCGAGATGGCATCGAGTCTCTGCGGACATTCGGGATGCCACTCGCCCATTTCATGCAGCCGGCAGGATGGGTGGGTAAGATACAGGGTCTCCATGGAAGGATTATGTTCACCTGTCGGCAATTACTGCAACTCGGCCTGATAACCACCCTGCTATTGACGGGCTGCTCCACCGCCCGCAACCGGCCGGATGGCATCCCCGGCGCGGCGGGCGCCCAGGCGCCGGCTGTTCCGGACGCGTCGGTGCCGCGCATCCGCATCGGCCCGCCCCCCGGGGTAGGCTCCGCATCCACGATAGGCAGCGAAGGCGGCGCCGTAACGGCCGATGAGCAGCGGTCCGCGGTCGCGGCGCCGGACGGCCAGATGCGAGCGGACGTGCAGGCCTTCATCCAGCAACTGTCCACGGAACGCGGCCTGCCCGCATCCCAGCTGGCCGGGGCGCTGGCCGATGCCCGCTATAGCCCCGCCGTGGCACGGCTGATTGCCCCGCCGCCGGGCCGGAAGATCTCGCGCAGCTGGGCCACGTATCGGGCCCGCGTGGTGGAACCGAAGCGCATCGGCTGGGGCATGACATTCTGGCAGGAGAACGCCGATACGCTGAACCAGGCGGCGCAGCGTTTCGGCGTGCCGCCGGCCATCATCGTGGGCATCATCGGCGTGGAAACCCTGTACGGCCGCAACATGGGGAATTTCCGCGTCCTGGACGCGCTGTCGACCCTGGCCTTCGACTATCCGGACCCGTCCAAGCCCGAACGCGCGCAGATGTTCCAATCGCAACTGGCGGATTTCCTGACATTGGCGCTGCAGGGCAAACTGGACCTGCAGACCCAAGGGTCCTATGCCGGCGCCATCGGCATGCCGCAGTTCATGCCGGGCAGCATCATGCGCTATGCGGTGGATGGGGACGGCAGCGGCCATATCGACCTGGCCAACAACCCCCGCGACGCCATTCTGTCGGTGGGCAATTTCCTGATGGAGCACGGTTGGGAACGGGGCCGCCCGGTGTTCGCGCCGGTTCTTTTACCCGCCGATGCCGGACGGCTGGTGGACGGCGGGCTGGCGCCGACGCGCACATGGCCGCAACTGCAGGCCGCGGGCGCGACCCTGACCGCGAGCGCGACGCCGGTTTCAGATACCGGCTGGCAGCAGGGCATGCTGGGTGTCATTGACTTGCCGGAGGAGTCCGCCGGTACCGCCGAATACCGCACCGGCACGGTGAATTTCTTTGCCCTGACGCAATACAACCACAGCTATTTCTACGCCACGTCCGTGGCGGACCTGGCCACCGCCATCCAGGCGCGCATGGGCGCCATGGCGGCCCAATCGCTTCAGTTGAACACGCCGGTGGACAGATAGCGGTCGCCACGGTCGCACACGATGAACACGATGGTGGCGTTTTCCACGCGGGCGGCCACGCGCAGCGCGGCCAGCAGCGCGCCGGCCG
Proteins encoded in this region:
- a CDS encoding electron transfer flavoprotein subunit beta/FixA family protein, coding for MKVLVPVKRVVDYNVKVRVKSDQTGVDIANVKMSMNPFDEIAVEEATRLKENGTASEVIAVSCGVAQCQETLRTAMAIGADRGVLVQTDAELQPLAVAKLLKALVDKEQPQLVILGKQAIDDDANQTGQMLAALLDWPQATFANKVEIADGKATVTREVDGGLETVALKLPAIVTTDLRLNEPRYVTLPNIMKAKKKTLDTVTPQDLGVDPAPRLKTLKVTEPPARKAGIKVPDVATLVDKLKNEAKVV
- a CDS encoding histone deacetylase family protein; translated protein: METLYLTHPSCRLHEMGEWHPECPQRLDAISDQLLASGIMPYLDAREAGPAPREALLRAHDAAYVDALAAAVPSAGYRALDPDTHMNPHSYEAALHAAGAGVQAVDWIMAGEAPTAFCAVRPPGHHACRDRAMGFCLFNNVAIAAHHAMARYGLERVAIVDFDVHHGNGTEDIFAGDARVLMCGIFQHPFYPYSGADPAADNMLNVPVAAYTAGAEVRDIVTRIWLPRLEAHRPQLVLVSAGFDAHREDELGQLGLVEADYAWITNQLMQLADRHAQGRVVSMLEGGYDLSALGRSAVAHIRELARL
- the mltB gene encoding lytic murein transglycosylase B is translated as MFTCRQLLQLGLITTLLLTGCSTARNRPDGIPGAAGAQAPAVPDASVPRIRIGPPPGVGSASTIGSEGGAVTADEQRSAVAAPDGQMRADVQAFIQQLSTERGLPASQLAGALADARYSPAVARLIAPPPGRKISRSWATYRARVVEPKRIGWGMTFWQENADTLNQAAQRFGVPPAIIVGIIGVETLYGRNMGNFRVLDALSTLAFDYPDPSKPERAQMFQSQLADFLTLALQGKLDLQTQGSYAGAIGMPQFMPGSIMRYAVDGDGSGHIDLANNPRDAILSVGNFLMEHGWERGRPVFAPVLLPADAGRLVDGGLAPTRTWPQLQAAGATLTASATPVSDTGWQQGMLGVIDLPEESAGTAEYRTGTVNFFALTQYNHSYFYATSVADLATAIQARMGAMAAQSLQLNTPVDR